Proteins encoded within one genomic window of Cellulomonas flavigena DSM 20109:
- a CDS encoding helix-turn-helix transcriptional regulator: MENDVRELRLAAGLSQRELAEALGVSRQTVNSIETGRYDPSLPLAIAIARQFQRAVEEIFHVD; this comes from the coding sequence ACGTCCGAGAGCTGCGGCTCGCCGCCGGTCTCTCGCAGCGCGAGCTGGCCGAGGCGCTCGGGGTCTCGCGCCAGACCGTCAACTCGATCGAGACGGGGCGCTACGACCCCTCGCTCCCGCTCGCCATCGCCATCGCCCGCCAGTTCCAGCGCGCCGTCGAGGAGATCTTCCATGTCGACTGA